In the Chloroflexota bacterium genome, GCCTGGTGCGAGGCCCGTCTGTGAAGGCCTCGACCTGGGTGAGATGCTGGCCGTCTTGCGCATTCGCTTCTCGCATGTGTCGCTATGAGGTACGTCCCATGACCCGAACCGGCCGCTTCACGCGCGTGCACGATATCGAGTGCTCCGCGGACGCTAGGCGATGAACGAGATCGACGATCGGGTCAACCGCCACTACGGATGGTCCGGGTTGATGGAGACGATCGAGGAGGAGATCCGCCGGAACGGGATCGACCCGGCTCAGGTGACGGTCGACGAACTGGCCCCGGTCGATAACTACCACTCGCACCGACTGGCCGGCACCCTGGCGTTGGCGCGCGCGGCCTCGATCAGCGCGACAGACAGGGTGCTCGACGTCGGGGGTGGCATCGGCGGTCCGGCCCGCCAGCTCGCGCATCGCTACGGCTGCCGCGTCACGGTGTTGGACCTGACCGCGGAGTACTGCGCCGTGGGCGAGAAGCTGTCTGAGTGGACGAACCTCGATGACAAGGTCTCGTTCGTGTGCGGGAACGCGCTCGCGATGCCCTTTCCTGAAGCCAGCTTCGACGTGGTGTGGACACAACACGCATCGATGAACATCGCCGACAAGGCGGGCCTCTACCGCGAGATGGCCCGGGTCGTCCGAGTCGGCGGCCGGTTGGCGTTCTTCGACATCCTCGCCGGGCCCAACCAGCCGATCCACTTCCCGGTTCCGTGGGCGTCCGACCCGTCCTTCAGCTTCCTGCTGACACCTGAGGAGACCCGCACACTGATCGCGCAGTCGGGCTTCCGCGAGATCGCATGGATGACCGGCGAGGCACTCGACGCGGAGCTCGATCACGTTGACCCGGAGGGGGACAAGCCGTCCTCGCATC is a window encoding:
- a CDS encoding methyltransferase domain-containing protein, which codes for METIEEEIRRNGIDPAQVTVDELAPVDNYHSHRLAGTLALARAASISATDRVLDVGGGIGGPARQLAHRYGCRVTVLDLTAEYCAVGEKLSEWTNLDDKVSFVCGNALAMPFPEASFDVVWTQHASMNIADKAGLYREMARVVRVGGRLAFFDILAGPNQPIHFPVPWASDPSFSFLLTPEETRTLIAQSGFREIAWMTGEALDAELDHVDPEGDKPSSHPALNPGLLNGPDGPQMGANAGRNSDEARILAALGVYERI